A region of Aquarana catesbeiana isolate 2022-GZ linkage group LG08, ASM4218655v1, whole genome shotgun sequence DNA encodes the following proteins:
- the LOC141105048 gene encoding uncharacterized protein isoform X5, with the protein MEEWEYLEGHKDLYKDIMMENQPPLTSLGEELKDFKAEIKEEEEETLIGGAQPFMEEGVPLYSWDSTQEDHTIPHHHQHKEQMYVKNEVTTKEEEPFIDMSTDGSSHGNPPERCPRPLYSWDSTQEGHTIIHHHQGEEQKDFKAEIKGEEEEALMSGAQQCMEEGVSLYSQDSPQEDHTIPHHDQGEEWINIKAEVKEEEVEMYVEGDQPSMEEVGMIMKSEQDEISPPFDTNGCDVRNSSERHLLLSADCKSEDNVITQDPPGGNPNTQNIHHRPSCPETSMDPSDQGESSHQSHTMIVNIHVRSHTADRSTDLSNPEESSSPHEGDHRGHNRFPCSECGKSFTRKGALVEHQRTHTGERPYSCTECGKSFNSKGDLVKHQRIHTGERPYLCTECGKSFTHKQNLVKHQRIHKAECPYSCSECGKSFTHQGTFVRHQRIHTGERPYSCSECGKSFNQKGILVKHQRTHTADRPYSCSECGKYFTDKSILLVHQRIHTGERPYSCLECGKSFNQKGILVKHQRTHTADRPYSCSECGKYFTEKGILLVHQRIHTGERPYLCSECGKCFTQKRALVEHHKIHTGERPYSCTECGKSFSFKGDLARHQRIHTGERPYTCLECGKSFTHEVAVGIHQKIHTDERSYPCLECGKSFIQKGALVEHQRIHTGERPYSCLECGKSFTQKGGLVQHQRIHTDEPPYSCLECGKSFTNKGALVEHQISHMDERSYSCSECGKSFILQGALVRHQKIHTAECPYSCSECGKSFTQIGGPVRHQINKDAPLCDLCVECGKTFHSERKPCEKPEKSHR; encoded by the exons atggaggagtgggagtatttagaaggacacaaggatctctacaaggacatcatgatggagaatcagccacccctcacatcactgg GTGAAGAACTGAAAGACTTCAAAGCTGagattaaagaagaagaagaagagacattGATAGGTGGAGCTCAGCCGTTCATGGAGGAGGGTGtacctctgtattcctgggattccacacaggaagatcacaccatccctcaccatcatcag CATAAAGAACAGATGTATGTAAAAAATGAGGTGACAACTAAAGAGGAGGAACCTTTTATAGATATGAGCACgg atggatccagtcatgggaacccaccagagagatgtccccgtcctctgtattcctgggattccacacaggaaggtcataCCATCATTCACCATCATCAG GGTGAAGAACAGAAAGACTTCAAAGCTGAGATtaaaggggaagaagaagaggCGTTGATGAGTGGAGCTCAGCAGTGTATGGAGGAGGGTGTatctctgtattcccaggattccccacaggaagatcacaccatccctcaccatgatCAG ggtgaagaatggattaatataaaagctgaggttaaagaggaagaagtagAGATGTATGTGGAGGGTGATCAGCCGTCCATGGAGGAGGTTGGGATGATTATGAAGAGTGAACAGGATGAAATTTCTCCACCTTTCGACACAA atggatgtgatgtcaggaattcctcggagagacatcttctattatctgctgattgtaagtcagaagataatgtcatcacacaggatcctccaggaggaaatccaaatacacaaaatatacatcacagaccttcctgtccggagacatcaatggatccctctgatcagggggaatcttctcatcaatcacatactatgattgtaaatatccatgtaagatctcacactgcagatcgatcaacagatctttctaatcccgaggaatcttcctcaccccatgaagGAGATCACCGAGGTCATAATCGAttcccatgttcagagtgcgggaaatctttcacgcGGAAAGGAGCACTTGTtgaacaccagagaactcacacaggtgaacgtccctattcatgtacagagtgcgggaaatcatTTAATTCtaaaggagaccttgttaaacaccagagaattcacacgggtgagcgtccctatttatgtacagagtgcgggaaatctttcactcacaaACAaaaccttgttaaacaccagagaattcacaaggCTGagtgtccttattcatgttcagagtgcgggaaatctttcactcatcaAGGAACCtttgttagacaccagagaattcacacgggtgagcgcccttattcatgttcagagtgcgggaaatctttcaatcaGAAAGGGatccttgttaaacaccagagaactcacacagctgATCGTCcttattcctgttcagagtgcgggaaatatttCACTGATAAAAGTATACTACttgtacaccagagaattcacacgggtgagcgtccttattcatgtttagagtgcgggaaatctttcaatcaGAAAGGGATCCTTGTTAAACACCAAAGAACTCACACGGCTGATCGTCcttattcctgttcagagtgcgggaaatatttCACTGAGAAAGGTATACTACttgtacaccagagaattcacacgggtgagcgtccttacttatgttcagagtgcggaaaatgtttcactCAAAAAAGGGCCCTTGTTGAACATCATAaaattcacacaggcgagcgtccctattcatgtacagagtgcgggaaatctttttctTTCAAAGGAGACCTTgctagacaccagagaattcacacgggtgagcgcccttatacgtgtttagagtgcgggaaatctttcactcacgAAGTAGCCGTTGGTatacaccagaaaattcacacagatGAGCGCTCTTAtccatgtttagagtgcgggaaatccttCATTCAAAAAGGGGCCCTTGttgaacaccagagaattcacacgggtgagcgtccatattcatgtttagagtgcgggaaatctttcactcaaaaAGGGGGCCTTGttcaacaccagagaattcacacggatgAGCCCCcttattcatgtttagagtgcgggaaatctttcactaatAAAGGGGCCCTTGTTGAACACCAAATAAGTCACATGGATGAGCGTagttattcatgttcagagtgcgggaaatctttcattctTCAAGGAGCCCTTGttagacaccagaaaattcacacagctGAGtgcccttattcatgttcagagtgcgggaaatctttcactcagataGGAGGTCCTGTTAGACACCAGATAAATAAGGATGCTCCCCTGTGTGACTTATGTGTAGAGTGTGGAAAAACATTTCACTCTGAAAGGAAACCTTGTGAAaaaccagagaagtcacacaggtga
- the LOC141105048 gene encoding uncharacterized protein isoform X6 → MEEGVPLYSWDSTQEDHTIPHHHQHKEQMYVKNEVTTKEEEPFIDMSTDGSSHGNPPERCPRPLYSWDSTQEGHTIIHHHQGEEQKDFKAEIKGEEEEALMSGAQQCMEEGVSLYSQDSPQEDHTIPHHDQGEEWINIKAEVKEEEVEMYVEGDQPSMEEVGMIMKSEQDEISPPFDTNGCDVRNSSERHLLLSADCKSEDNVITQDPPGGNPNTQNIHHRPSCPETSMDPSDQGESSHQSHTMIVNIHVRSHTADRSTDLSNPEESSSPHEGDHRGHNRFPCSECGKSFTRKGALVEHQRTHTGERPYSCTECGKSFNSKGDLVKHQRIHTGERPYLCTECGKSFTHKQNLVKHQRIHKAECPYSCSECGKSFTHQGTFVRHQRIHTGERPYSCSECGKSFNQKGILVKHQRTHTADRPYSCSECGKYFTDKSILLVHQRIHTGERPYSCLECGKSFNQKGILVKHQRTHTADRPYSCSECGKYFTEKGILLVHQRIHTGERPYLCSECGKCFTQKRALVEHHKIHTGERPYSCTECGKSFSFKGDLARHQRIHTGERPYTCLECGKSFTHEVAVGIHQKIHTDERSYPCLECGKSFIQKGALVEHQRIHTGERPYSCLECGKSFTQKGGLVQHQRIHTDEPPYSCLECGKSFTNKGALVEHQISHMDERSYSCSECGKSFILQGALVRHQKIHTAECPYSCSECGKSFTQIGGPVRHQINKDAPLCDLCVECGKTFHSERKPCEKPEKSHR, encoded by the exons ATGGAGGAGGGTGtacctctgtattcctgggattccacacaggaagatcacaccatccctcaccatcatcag CATAAAGAACAGATGTATGTAAAAAATGAGGTGACAACTAAAGAGGAGGAACCTTTTATAGATATGAGCACgg atggatccagtcatgggaacccaccagagagatgtccccgtcctctgtattcctgggattccacacaggaaggtcataCCATCATTCACCATCATCAG GGTGAAGAACAGAAAGACTTCAAAGCTGAGATtaaaggggaagaagaagaggCGTTGATGAGTGGAGCTCAGCAGTGTATGGAGGAGGGTGTatctctgtattcccaggattccccacaggaagatcacaccatccctcaccatgatCAG ggtgaagaatggattaatataaaagctgaggttaaagaggaagaagtagAGATGTATGTGGAGGGTGATCAGCCGTCCATGGAGGAGGTTGGGATGATTATGAAGAGTGAACAGGATGAAATTTCTCCACCTTTCGACACAA atggatgtgatgtcaggaattcctcggagagacatcttctattatctgctgattgtaagtcagaagataatgtcatcacacaggatcctccaggaggaaatccaaatacacaaaatatacatcacagaccttcctgtccggagacatcaatggatccctctgatcagggggaatcttctcatcaatcacatactatgattgtaaatatccatgtaagatctcacactgcagatcgatcaacagatctttctaatcccgaggaatcttcctcaccccatgaagGAGATCACCGAGGTCATAATCGAttcccatgttcagagtgcgggaaatctttcacgcGGAAAGGAGCACTTGTtgaacaccagagaactcacacaggtgaacgtccctattcatgtacagagtgcgggaaatcatTTAATTCtaaaggagaccttgttaaacaccagagaattcacacgggtgagcgtccctatttatgtacagagtgcgggaaatctttcactcacaaACAaaaccttgttaaacaccagagaattcacaaggCTGagtgtccttattcatgttcagagtgcgggaaatctttcactcatcaAGGAACCtttgttagacaccagagaattcacacgggtgagcgcccttattcatgttcagagtgcgggaaatctttcaatcaGAAAGGGatccttgttaaacaccagagaactcacacagctgATCGTCcttattcctgttcagagtgcgggaaatatttCACTGATAAAAGTATACTACttgtacaccagagaattcacacgggtgagcgtccttattcatgtttagagtgcgggaaatctttcaatcaGAAAGGGATCCTTGTTAAACACCAAAGAACTCACACGGCTGATCGTCcttattcctgttcagagtgcgggaaatatttCACTGAGAAAGGTATACTACttgtacaccagagaattcacacgggtgagcgtccttacttatgttcagagtgcggaaaatgtttcactCAAAAAAGGGCCCTTGTTGAACATCATAaaattcacacaggcgagcgtccctattcatgtacagagtgcgggaaatctttttctTTCAAAGGAGACCTTgctagacaccagagaattcacacgggtgagcgcccttatacgtgtttagagtgcgggaaatctttcactcacgAAGTAGCCGTTGGTatacaccagaaaattcacacagatGAGCGCTCTTAtccatgtttagagtgcgggaaatccttCATTCAAAAAGGGGCCCTTGttgaacaccagagaattcacacgggtgagcgtccatattcatgtttagagtgcgggaaatctttcactcaaaaAGGGGGCCTTGttcaacaccagagaattcacacggatgAGCCCCcttattcatgtttagagtgcgggaaatctttcactaatAAAGGGGCCCTTGTTGAACACCAAATAAGTCACATGGATGAGCGTagttattcatgttcagagtgcgggaaatctttcattctTCAAGGAGCCCTTGttagacaccagaaaattcacacagctGAGtgcccttattcatgttcagagtgcgggaaatctttcactcagataGGAGGTCCTGTTAGACACCAGATAAATAAGGATGCTCCCCTGTGTGACTTATGTGTAGAGTGTGGAAAAACATTTCACTCTGAAAGGAAACCTTGTGAAaaaccagagaagtcacacaggtga
- the LOC141105048 gene encoding uncharacterized protein isoform X13, translating to MYVEGDQPSMEEVGMIMKSEQDEISPPFDTNGCDVRNSSERHLLLSADCKSEDNVITQDPPGGNPNTQNIHHRPSCPETSMDPSDQGESSHQSHTMIVNIHVRSHTADRSTDLSNPEESSSPHEGDHRGHNRFPCSECGKSFTRKGALVEHQRTHTGERPYSCTECGKSFNSKGDLVKHQRIHTGERPYLCTECGKSFTHKQNLVKHQRIHKAECPYSCSECGKSFTHQGTFVRHQRIHTGERPYSCSECGKSFNQKGILVKHQRTHTADRPYSCSECGKYFTDKSILLVHQRIHTGERPYSCLECGKSFNQKGILVKHQRTHTADRPYSCSECGKYFTEKGILLVHQRIHTGERPYLCSECGKCFTQKRALVEHHKIHTGERPYSCTECGKSFSFKGDLARHQRIHTGERPYTCLECGKSFTHEVAVGIHQKIHTDERSYPCLECGKSFIQKGALVEHQRIHTGERPYSCLECGKSFTQKGGLVQHQRIHTDEPPYSCLECGKSFTNKGALVEHQISHMDERSYSCSECGKSFILQGALVRHQKIHTAECPYSCSECGKSFTQIGGPVRHQINKDAPLCDLCVECGKTFHSERKPCEKPEKSHR from the exons ATGTATGTGGAGGGTGATCAGCCGTCCATGGAGGAGGTTGGGATGATTATGAAGAGTGAACAGGATGAAATTTCTCCACCTTTCGACACAA atggatgtgatgtcaggaattcctcggagagacatcttctattatctgctgattgtaagtcagaagataatgtcatcacacaggatcctccaggaggaaatccaaatacacaaaatatacatcacagaccttcctgtccggagacatcaatggatccctctgatcagggggaatcttctcatcaatcacatactatgattgtaaatatccatgtaagatctcacactgcagatcgatcaacagatctttctaatcccgaggaatcttcctcaccccatgaagGAGATCACCGAGGTCATAATCGAttcccatgttcagagtgcgggaaatctttcacgcGGAAAGGAGCACTTGTtgaacaccagagaactcacacaggtgaacgtccctattcatgtacagagtgcgggaaatcatTTAATTCtaaaggagaccttgttaaacaccagagaattcacacgggtgagcgtccctatttatgtacagagtgcgggaaatctttcactcacaaACAaaaccttgttaaacaccagagaattcacaaggCTGagtgtccttattcatgttcagagtgcgggaaatctttcactcatcaAGGAACCtttgttagacaccagagaattcacacgggtgagcgcccttattcatgttcagagtgcgggaaatctttcaatcaGAAAGGGatccttgttaaacaccagagaactcacacagctgATCGTCcttattcctgttcagagtgcgggaaatatttCACTGATAAAAGTATACTACttgtacaccagagaattcacacgggtgagcgtccttattcatgtttagagtgcgggaaatctttcaatcaGAAAGGGATCCTTGTTAAACACCAAAGAACTCACACGGCTGATCGTCcttattcctgttcagagtgcgggaaatatttCACTGAGAAAGGTATACTACttgtacaccagagaattcacacgggtgagcgtccttacttatgttcagagtgcggaaaatgtttcactCAAAAAAGGGCCCTTGTTGAACATCATAaaattcacacaggcgagcgtccctattcatgtacagagtgcgggaaatctttttctTTCAAAGGAGACCTTgctagacaccagagaattcacacgggtgagcgcccttatacgtgtttagagtgcgggaaatctttcactcacgAAGTAGCCGTTGGTatacaccagaaaattcacacagatGAGCGCTCTTAtccatgtttagagtgcgggaaatccttCATTCAAAAAGGGGCCCTTGttgaacaccagagaattcacacgggtgagcgtccatattcatgtttagagtgcgggaaatctttcactcaaaaAGGGGGCCTTGttcaacaccagagaattcacacggatgAGCCCCcttattcatgtttagagtgcgggaaatctttcactaatAAAGGGGCCCTTGTTGAACACCAAATAAGTCACATGGATGAGCGTagttattcatgttcagagtgcgggaaatctttcattctTCAAGGAGCCCTTGttagacaccagaaaattcacacagctGAGtgcccttattcatgttcagagtgcgggaaatctttcactcagataGGAGGTCCTGTTAGACACCAGATAAATAAGGATGCTCCCCTGTGTGACTTATGTGTAGAGTGTGGAAAAACATTTCACTCTGAAAGGAAACCTTGTGAAaaaccagagaagtcacacaggtga